A DNA window from Synergistaceae bacterium contains the following coding sequences:
- a CDS encoding type IV pilus twitching motility protein PilT, whose amino-acid sequence MPQFDNPALEELIRLAIKDGASDIHLSSGCFPALRIHGELNYIESSEIFTREALEKFISEILTDAQLERFTRTGDLDFAFVYETQRFRGSAYREMNGVSLTFRLVPTEIRTLDELGLPPILKTMSQKHRGLFLATGPTGHGKSSTLAAIISEINHNRKAHIVTIEDPIEYVHTPAMSVIHQREIGHDTENFASGIRHVLRQDPDVIMIGEMRDLETIGAAVTAAETGHLVFGTLHTQDASQSIERIVDVFPPHQQNQIRLQLAYTLLGICSQQLIPRDDIKGRVCATEIMITTPAIRASIREGKISSIRNAMLTGMSFGMHTMEQDLVRWIKSGKISRSTGKSYAYDQGEIDRVLSAGI is encoded by the coding sequence GTGCCACAATTTGACAACCCAGCATTAGAGGAATTAATCAGGCTTGCGATAAAGGACGGGGCAAGCGACATTCATTTAAGCTCAGGCTGTTTCCCTGCGCTGAGGATTCACGGAGAACTGAACTACATAGAGTCGTCAGAAATTTTCACGCGGGAAGCACTCGAAAAGTTTATCAGCGAGATTCTCACGGACGCACAGCTTGAACGCTTCACTAGGACGGGCGATCTTGATTTCGCGTTCGTGTATGAGACTCAGCGTTTCAGGGGCAGTGCGTACAGGGAAATGAACGGAGTCTCACTGACATTCAGACTTGTGCCGACAGAGATTCGGACTCTCGATGAGCTTGGACTCCCTCCGATTCTCAAAACGATGTCCCAGAAGCACCGCGGACTTTTCCTCGCCACAGGCCCGACAGGACACGGCAAAAGCTCAACCCTTGCGGCCATAATCAGCGAGATAAATCACAACCGCAAAGCCCATATCGTAACCATAGAAGACCCGATAGAGTACGTACATACCCCGGCGATGTCAGTCATACATCAGCGCGAAATCGGCCATGACACCGAGAATTTCGCCTCCGGGATTCGGCATGTTCTGAGGCAGGACCCGGATGTTATCATGATCGGAGAAATGAGAGACCTTGAGACTATCGGCGCGGCTGTTACGGCGGCTGAAACGGGGCATCTTGTTTTCGGGACACTCCATACTCAGGACGCTTCACAGTCGATAGAAAGAATCGTTGACGTTTTCCCCCCTCACCAGCAGAATCAAATCAGGCTTCAGCTTGCGTATACCCTGCTGGGAATCTGCTCGCAGCAGCTTATTCCCCGCGATGACATAAAGGGCAGAGTTTGCGCTACTGAAATAATGATTACGACTCCGGCGATAAGGGCAAGCATACGCGAGGGGAAAATCAGCAGTATACGAAATGCCATGCTCACGGGGATGAGTTTCGGAATGCACACGATGGAGCAGGATTTAGTGAGATGGATAAAATCCGGGAAGATTTCACGGTCAACAGGAAAAAGCTACGCATATGACCAGGGCGAAATTGATCGGGTATTATCGGCAGGGATTTAG
- a CDS encoding type II secretion system F family protein — protein sequence MKFKYRARASSGEMVEGTVEADDQKSALSQLRGEGMIVINLNAQGGGSSQSQTLQAPKTQKSSGGMSLKALMNIDIGAILSGGKVPLKVLMVFFRQLATMEMAGLSLATSIDVIAGGEKNLTLRNALQNIKNRLDRGMPLSQAMSQERAFSTLIISLIQAGEEGGLLGQALEQSATLLEKQEQLRSKIRSAMFYPSFVMIFAVGILILFFMFLVPKFQETFAALNIELPQITLVMFGIGEWFSHNWYIVAGVFVAIIGGLIFLSTNKATKPTMDRIKLKIPVMKDLVMKAAMARSSRTLSALTSAGVPIVRGLEMAEGTAGNKAVEDGYNSLRQGVIRGISLGDAARQAKIFPVLVSQMMRIGEETGHLDNMLERVATWYDQELDEQVKATVSLLEPMLIVFVGGIIAIIAISIFAPVTSAIVQLS from the coding sequence ATGAAGTTCAAGTACCGGGCGAGGGCTTCAAGCGGCGAAATGGTAGAAGGCACTGTTGAGGCGGACGACCAGAAAAGCGCACTCAGCCAGCTACGCGGGGAAGGGATGATTGTCATCAACCTTAACGCGCAGGGCGGAGGCTCTTCACAGTCTCAGACATTACAGGCACCGAAAACGCAGAAGAGTTCCGGCGGAATGTCCCTGAAGGCATTAATGAACATCGACATAGGCGCGATTCTCTCCGGCGGAAAAGTCCCCCTCAAAGTGTTAATGGTATTCTTCCGGCAGCTTGCCACAATGGAAATGGCCGGACTCAGCCTCGCGACATCAATAGACGTTATAGCGGGCGGGGAAAAGAATCTGACACTCCGAAACGCCCTGCAGAACATCAAGAACAGGTTAGACAGAGGAATGCCCCTGAGTCAGGCAATGAGTCAGGAAAGAGCCTTCAGCACACTGATAATATCGCTGATTCAGGCGGGCGAGGAAGGCGGACTCTTAGGTCAGGCACTTGAGCAGTCAGCAACATTGCTTGAGAAACAGGAACAATTACGCAGCAAAATACGCAGTGCGATGTTCTATCCGTCATTCGTAATGATATTCGCCGTGGGCATATTGATACTGTTCTTTATGTTCCTCGTACCTAAGTTTCAGGAGACATTCGCCGCGCTGAACATAGAGCTTCCGCAGATAACTCTGGTAATGTTCGGCATAGGCGAATGGTTTTCTCACAACTGGTACATAGTCGCAGGCGTTTTTGTTGCGATAATAGGCGGGCTTATTTTCCTGTCGACAAACAAAGCCACAAAGCCAACGATGGACAGAATAAAGCTGAAGATTCCCGTCATGAAGGATCTTGTCATGAAGGCGGCAATGGCACGCTCAAGCCGGACTCTTTCGGCACTGACCAGCGCGGGAGTTCCAATCGTGAGAGGACTCGAAATGGCAGAAGGCACAGCGGGCAACAAGGCAGTTGAGGATGGCTACAATTCACTGCGGCAGGGGGTAATCAGGGGAATATCATTAGGAGACGCGGCGAGGCAGGCAAAAATATTCCCGGTGTTAGTTTCGCAGATGATGAGAATCGGCGAGGAGACCGGGCATCTTGACAACATGCTAGAGCGAGTCGCGACATGGTACGACCAAGAATTAGACGAACAAGTGAAGGCTACAGTGTCATTGCTTGAGCCTATGCTGATTGTGTTTGTCGGGGGAATAATCGCGATAATAGCGATCTCGATATTTGCGCCTGTAACGTCAGCAATAGTACAGCTGTCATAA
- a CDS encoding prepilin-type N-terminal cleavage/methylation domain-containing protein has protein sequence MKNHKGFSLVELIIVIVVIGILSSMFMLSSSESLSNASANNIITNLRNFSMAAMAYYTDNIDTFGKTPNKTISLSDVTPYMHNEGNVPDKDNYIVKNSSGTWWAGYSVAGIADGPKVRGKLQAHAEEYGLRGSGNDTPPAKGVTAYYKSTDKYVWIQIRSSRN, from the coding sequence ATGAAGAATCACAAAGGCTTCTCGCTCGTGGAATTGATAATAGTGATAGTGGTAATCGGCATATTGTCATCCATGTTCATGCTGTCAAGCTCTGAGTCACTCTCAAACGCAAGCGCAAACAACATCATAACGAACCTGCGTAATTTCTCGATGGCGGCCATGGCATATTACACCGACAACATTGACACATTCGGCAAAACTCCGAACAAGACAATTTCCCTGAGCGATGTTACGCCGTACATGCACAACGAAGGCAATGTACCCGACAAGGACAACTACATAGTTAAGAACAGCTCCGGGACATGGTGGGCCGGGTATAGTGTCGCAGGAATAGCGGACGGCCCGAAAGTCCGCGGCAAACTTCAAGCCCACGCTGAAGAGTACGGACTCAGAGGAAGCGGCAACGACACTCCCCCCGCAAAGGGCGTAACAGCATACTACAAGAGTACCGACAAATACGTGTGGATTCAGATACGGTCAAGCAGAAATTAA
- a CDS encoding type II toxin-antitoxin system HicB family antitoxin, translating into MKYEYPAVISYDFNDKIYYVDFPGMSNCFTDGETLREALDNAEVY; encoded by the coding sequence ATGAAATACGAATATCCGGCAGTAATAAGTTATGATTTCAACGATAAAATATACTACGTTGATTTTCCCGGCATGAGCAACTGTTTCACGGACGGAGAGACTCTGCGCGAGGCTCTCGATAACGCCGAAGTGTATTGA
- a CDS encoding SPFH domain-containing protein: MAIVQIVQWDDSINSNDVLAWRYVDKKNPAKSDELGNWTQLVVRETQEAILFRDGQALDLFGAGRHTLSTSNIPMLGRLINLATGGESAFKAAVWFVNKVDIPDIKWGTQNPIMLKDPEYQIPIYVRAFGQFGIRVDNSRQFVLKLSGNKSSITRNEVAEYFKGLILSRMGDMIATYIAHKKINIFEISAYLDDMSREAVDRIRPELSLYGIEPLNFYFGSVNVADDDEAMKKLKSAMAERASMNVMGTSYQQKRSFDVMESAAKNEGGGSLMGAGMGLGAGMGMGGAFGQMAAQMGQYINPNNPAPAPNPSAPSAAPTANPSGAVCPSCGQGVPAGAKFCMNCGAKLVCTNCGNPLVPGAKFCPNCGQKI; the protein is encoded by the coding sequence ATGGCAATCGTACAAATAGTGCAGTGGGACGACAGCATAAACTCAAACGATGTACTAGCGTGGCGGTATGTCGACAAAAAAAACCCCGCAAAAAGTGATGAGTTAGGCAACTGGACTCAGCTCGTTGTGCGCGAGACTCAAGAGGCGATACTCTTCAGGGACGGCCAGGCGTTAGACCTGTTCGGCGCGGGGCGGCATACCCTCTCAACAAGCAACATACCCATGCTGGGACGGCTCATCAATCTTGCTACAGGCGGTGAGAGTGCGTTCAAGGCGGCCGTGTGGTTCGTCAACAAAGTCGACATCCCCGACATAAAATGGGGGACTCAGAATCCCATCATGCTCAAAGATCCCGAGTACCAGATTCCCATATACGTTCGTGCGTTCGGGCAGTTCGGGATTCGCGTGGACAACAGCCGGCAGTTTGTGCTGAAACTTTCGGGGAACAAGTCATCAATCACACGCAATGAAGTCGCAGAATACTTCAAGGGCCTTATACTTTCTCGAATGGGCGACATGATAGCGACATACATAGCCCACAAGAAGATTAACATTTTCGAGATTTCCGCATATCTTGATGACATGTCAAGAGAAGCTGTTGACAGAATCCGCCCGGAATTGTCGCTTTATGGGATTGAGCCGCTTAATTTCTATTTCGGCTCGGTGAATGTTGCGGACGATGACGAGGCCATGAAGAAGCTGAAATCGGCAATGGCTGAACGAGCAAGCATGAATGTTATGGGAACGAGCTACCAGCAGAAACGCTCCTTTGACGTGATGGAGTCAGCCGCGAAAAACGAGGGCGGCGGCTCACTCATGGGCGCGGGAATGGGACTCGGCGCGGGCATGGGCATGGGCGGCGCGTTCGGACAAATGGCGGCTCAAATGGGACAGTACATCAATCCGAATAACCCGGCTCCGGCTCCGAATCCGTCAGCACCTTCAGCGGCTCCAACGGCGAATCCTTCAGGGGCGGTATGCCCTTCATGCGGTCAGGGAGTCCCTGCGGGCGCAAAATTCTGCATGAACTGCGGGGCTAAACTCGTCTGCACAAACTGCGGGAATCCATTAGTCCCCGGCGCGAAATTCTGCCCTAATTGTGGCCAAAAGATATAG